The DNA sequence CATGAGTAAAGGTTAGGTTTAAGGGAAGgatcagggttagtacctagtaaATAAGTTGTTACTGTAATCACAATAAGAAGTACACAGTATGTCATGCAGAAAAGGACTGTAAAATATAGTGCTACCAGACTACCTTTTCCTGGATTGATTTCACTGGAAATCACTGGAAAATTATTGTGAAGTCATGTCAGTAGTTTATAGTGAACAGTAATAATACtgatataattgtataaaatatatgtttagcATGTGGAGCAGTGAAACTAGATATATGGCAAGTTAAGAGCAGATCACACATCCAACATAGAGCATTTACAAAAGATAATATTGGCACAAGCTACTCAAAAGAATTGGCCATATGTGCTGTTAATTTCCTCAAACAGTTTCTACCAGCTGTGCTGCAGCAGGATCCTGCTGAGTAGATTACAAGAAAACTCTGCGTCAGAGGTCTTTGATGGTTCCGCTGTGGCTGATCTGTCTCTTGAGCATTCCGCTGGGAAATTCGTTTAGAGAATGTAACAAATCTGCGTCTCAGTTGTTGGGCGCAAGAGTTTGTGTCTTACACGTGTGCTGGGGGCAATGTGTCAGTGTGTCACTCTGTGCATCTAAGCAATGCAGAAGAACTATCAGTTGTGTCTATTGGTCTGCTGTGGAAGATGGGGAAAACATGATCTGTGCATGTCTGCAAAGATTGATTCTAGAGCAGGTCAGTGGGGCCAGTACATCCTGGAAGGGGCTTCCAGCTGAAACAAGCCACTGCACTGAAAAACTGATACAGATAAACGGACAGCACTTGAGTCTGTGCCAGGCACTATTGCCACAACAAATAAGAAATCAGAAATCATATCCCTTCCTGGCTCTTCCTCAACACTATCAGCGCCTGTAAACACTAAAAAACAGTTCTTTGATGTTTTATACTTGGTATCTTGGTAGATTGAatagttatataaataaaaaataagtaaaaatatgtttataaaatataaatattagatgaaaaaataaataaaaattaaaaatgttgttttagcaACTTAGTGAAACGAAGTTAAAGCTCTTTTCAACAGAAAACTTACtggaaataaaaactgaaactgaaatatgaataatgaaacaaaaactaataaaaatgactaaatcttaaaaaaattaaaaattaaacaagagctaaatataaactaaactaagtataaaaagaaaagctaattcaaaatattaataaaaatgaaaaaagtatatatacagtaaatcatACTAAAATATCAAtgccccaaaaatgaaagttctgtcatcatttaatcaccctcgtttaacttccaaacctgtatgaatgactttcttctgttaaaAAAACGCTGAGAGATTCGTCAAAATGTCTTCTGTTGCCTTCCataaaacaaaagagagaaaaccaTACAAAGTTGGAAGGACACGAGTGTGtataaataatgacaatattttgATTGTGGGAAAAACTGTGAGAATGAATTACAAAAGTGTCATAAAAACTTGCCTGTGGCAGCAATTCTGCAAAATGACGTTGCTTTGTGCACGTTTTATGACACTTTTCACAGTGACATGTCCAGTGAATGGCATTAAAAGTGTTTAGCCTGGTCAGAAACAGGTGAGCATCAATCTGCCAATGTTTGACTCCTTCGGTTCACACGGTTCTAGTTACCTCTTCCTCAGCTCCTTCAGACACTGTCTTCTATTTCACTCCACCTGCTCCCCAGTGAGATCTtagacacacatgcatacacttgGGAAGTGTGTGTGGTCCGAAGGGAGACCCATACCTGCATGTTTCACTGGCACCAAGGCTCTGAGCATGGCCACAGGGGATCTGGAGAGGGAATATAGGGTTTCATGGTAGGAATACATTTAGATCTCTCTGGTTTACACATTCAAGTAGCCCACGCACTGTGGTGTCTGTTTGAGCACCTCCATGAGATGAAGCACAAAGACTGGAGGATGGAGATAGTCACAACACCTGTCGCACTGCCATCATAAACTCAACCCTAGGATACGCAGCCATTGTTATGATTGAAATGATCACTTTCATGAGCATAAATCAATGGCCACTGACTCAGAACATGACAGATCAGATCAGCAGGTGTCCGAGTCAATCCCAGTCCAGGTTTCACTCCAACATCATTGCTGTAATAAAACAATTGTATTACAttgttgtaagtcactttggataaaagcctctgctaaatgactaaatgtaaatttgtaAACATTACTGTCAGTATTGAGAATCTATTgagaatcaattaaaaaaataatattaaaacaattactgttattgttattcatttagcagatgctttcatccaatgTGACATACAAATGAAAGACATCACAACTACTATTCATAGTATAGAGCACAAAACCAGGTTTATTAGAAAGCGGGAAACATGCTATAGAGATGTCcaaaatattgaattatattatatattctttaAACTTATGTCAACAGTAATTTTCATGTACATCTTTTAATGTAAACTGTGAAAAATACAAAATCTTACTCATCCATACTCATCTACCTTCTTccgaattatttattttattttttatttttttttaaatgaaataatagtTTAGTATTAGAGAAATTTGTCCCAGTTTTTTGTTATATTACACTTAAAATTGGATGTGAATTTAGCATATATTTAACAATAGTGAATCATACAAAAACAAGTTGAACTGAATCATGACCCATGTCCAGATTTCTTGCGATATCATATCATATTCAAAACCATTGCGATTGCAAATATTCACACATGCTTCTGAATTAGGCCTGGAGGATTTTCTAGAATAGACTCCTACAGTTTGTACAGCATGTACAGGACGATTTGCACCACATCCGTCTATCAGCACTCTGAGATCAACAGACTTCTGTTGACTTCTGTCACACCCAGACTCATTCTCTCTTTAAAACTCTCTCGTGTTTACTGCGTATGAAGTACTCACTGTCTCCAACCTGGATTCAAACAACTCCCAGTCTTTGTCAATCATAGCATGCTTTGAACTTGCAGTTAATGCAGCGAGCAAACAGACAATATACAGGAAGGAAAGCTTTAAGCATGAATATTGATCATAGTGATATTATAGATAATGGTATGGGGCTGTTTTTTAGGGCTAAGCCCCTTACTTACAGTGAAGGGAAATCAGCATACCATAAGATCTCCACTGGCCCACacagttttaaatgttaaacGAATCCTTCAGCTGTCTATGTTTAAGAGTTTACGCTTCATATTGTTGTTTGGGCAGCTCTCCGTTATCAGTTTGTAGTTTTCATCTGTTGCACTGATAGCGCGGGAAAGCCAAGCCTGCTCTGTGTTTCCAGCAATACAGGTCTTACTCTTGGCCGGATTACATGGGAAGTGCTTCCCATTCCAGCGACCGCTGAATGAATATGAGCTTACACATGTATTGTGTCTCACATACCAGCCTTTATCTGAAATGGTCACCAGATGAAGTGAGCACGTCAGATAGGGGGTAAATAAACTTCTTGTAAGTGTACATTTGATTCACATATTGATAATCATAACTTCCTGGCTACAGAGTTAATAATTTAGCGGTGTGTTTAGTGGAGACACGCACAGGACCTGTGATGTAAGAGGCTGGTTTGAAGGCATGTAGGGGTTAGGAGCGCTGGGCCATGGTGAATTCTTGTGATGTTCGGGCAAAGCTCATACGGGCGGAGACATGAGCACATTCCTCTCCTCCCACCGCACACGCTCCCCTCGTGCCCATCACCACAGACACACGCGCTTCCTGGCCgtcccccaacacacacacacacacacaccctgcgcTAACCTCCACTGTAGCGCAAAACCCAATACTGGATAAGCACAGCCAAGACTGCTAAATCACTCAGTCGGGATGGTGATGATGGAGATCAGGGGAATCATTTCACTGTAACACTTCATAAAACGTTTCATAGAAAAGTACATTAAGAATGGAAAAAGAGCTTGCATCAACTTTCCAGTTTCCCAGGTAGAGGTCAGACTTTTATGAAAACGTGTCACAATTCCCCCCTAAAATCTTAGACACTAGCTGTTGTGTACCACGCTCAACAGGCTACATAAGCTGTTGAAAAGTGACACTGAACGCACATGCCTTCTTCGAGTGACAAACTCTCACAGACATGCTCGAGCGTGTTGTGTGATCTGAAGGACTTGTTTACTCCATCTGAAGAGGATTCACCAGTGACGATTGCTGTTATGCAGTCATTTCTGAACTCTATCGTTTACACAATTGccaaagaaagaaaacatgataCCTGACAAGAGCttcaaatacatataaaacattatattaaatgtattcttGTCTTTCATTTTCCTCAGCAGAAACATCTCCAACACCCTCGGTCAGTAACTGCACGTGTGAACTGGGTCATGGAAAATGTGCCGAAAACGGTGATTGCAGGTGAGTGTGTCTGAAACATTGACTTGAGACTTTCAGCTGTTTTGGTGATGTATATCTGACCTGTGCAAGCCTGTTCCCGCTCACTACTATTGTAGAAGATGAAAACTGTAAACAGATTAACAGTACAATGGACATGCAGGGTTGACTGTTGCCTCTGTGGGGTAGGTGTGATCCGGGATGGGGTGGACCGCGTTGTGATGACTGCGTGCGAATGCCTGGATGTGTCCATGGCTCCTGCCATCAGCCCTGGCAGTGCACCTGCGTGGACGGGTGGGCGGGCCGATTCTGTGACAAAGGTGAGTAATTATTCATGGGAGTTGCTTTTATCGATTAACTTTCTGATTAAAGAAATCCAATTTTTAAAGACATAAATGACAGGGGCATGAAACAGTTTTAGTTGCAACCCATGCTTATTGAAAATACACGACTCTGCGAAACCTGAAATACATTGTTCTGGGTACATGGTTGCACTTTACAGTCCACAAGAGGCCCTAAAAGCTATATAATTgcagatggagtttattaaacagcacagcatcataaaaaaagttaaatgtccaGTGTGTTGCactaaataatgttttctttccAAAACAGTTAAGTGTGACTTCGGCAACATTGTTTGTTGTATGTATCATGGCAGTTTAGAAACTAAATGTCCTAGATTGGCGCTAAAAAGTTAATgatttacatttgaaattaatgTACACCTTGACTAATCCGactaaaccaaataaaaatacatttgctgaagcaaccatGCATTAAAGATTCCTTACACAAGGCTTGGGGATtagttttgatttttattttggagCGCCTGTTCCTGAGTGCTCTGCATCACAAGCGTAATGCTGTACCAGGTGCGCTattgagcaagtttactatgtcagaaGGGCCTTAAATGTGGAGCTGGATATGTGATGCAAacattgaaatgtattattttacacataatgCACTTTGGTAAAAGcgttttgaggtcataacataaTATTGTCCAAGGAACCGTGCAAAAACAGGCTTTTATTTAAAGATGATCTGCCTCTGTAATAATACAGTATGGTGTGGGGGAAACAaagttggtgttttactgccccTAGTGTTCATTTAATCTGGAAACTGctgtgaaatgtatttatttccagAAATGTAGCGGGATTCACATATTTACAATGAGCATGGGTTGGTTATTTTAGTATTGAGCTACTTATATactaattataaaaatttatatagtatttattaatttattctaaatgtgtatttattattttaatttaagtttaagttaagttaattttCGGTTAGGTAATTAATCATTCATGGCTTTCAGTGGCAGACACTAGATCAACATAACAGCACTGACTTGTTTTCGCAGATATTTTGGTGTGCTCCCGAGAGCAGCCGTGTCAGAATGGGGCTACTTGTGTCTTGAATGGCTCTGGGGATTACAGCTGCTTATGTCCCGAAGGCTTTCATGGACGGGACTGTGAACTGAAAACAGGGCCTTGCCAAAAGACTAAGTGGGTTGATTTCTTTTCATTTGTAATGtaaatgcatgtttgtgtgttcaaatgtatggaagcatatgggtagcaatattcaatttgggatgtaatttgaaaaatgacaatgcaatatgcaaaattaaaattaaaattaaataacataattttaatttgccatttcatacaccagttttaatatgtaaaatgaatattaattttaatgctttataagttgcaaaattaaaatgaaaatgtattacagaattGATTAGATATGTTagacatgttcaagcaaaaactgtggcaaaattataatttaaatactatttttcttaaatacattaacactcacagtcaagacacttacgattgcattttcattcaatgtcctgcaatgaatgtagcaaaattcaatgtgcacactgaaaatgcatttcgagccgatcacatctccgcaccctcccgccctgtcaatcactgcatggagtttgtaatttaattttgtaatttatgtaatatgtaattaaattttcattttcattttgcgccaaacgttgcacaaatgtattggaaaatgtaaatgtaaatacagaaatgcattatcaTATTGCATATTACTGTAcatgaatattgctacccatatgcttccatacaaatGTACTCACCTGCCTAACATCACAAAGCTGCAGAAGAACAAAACGAGCCGTTCAGTCTAGCCTGTGAATATGAATGATGTAATATCGATGTTTTTACATATCAAACGTTTAACATGCAGAAATAACTAAGTAAATAATCTATCCAGAGGGTGAAGAACTTTCTGTTTGTCCATCCAATGGCAGTAGCAAAGGACATCATAAGGATTTTTTGCACTATATATTGAAATAATTCgagaaaataaattgcatttacatcACTCAGCAACATATTGCCAAATGATGATGTTGTTCagatttcaaatgaaaatgtaaaaaatgagcAAATACAAGAAATCCAGTTCTTTCAGATGATATTTACACAGGCATATTTAGCAATAATTTGTTGCTCATTGAGTCTTTTTTAAGTCTCTTTAATTTAGGAACCACTCCATTTGTTCATTAATTGGACTACGCTTGCTACAAGTACATTATGCTTCAGTTATGAttcaaatgttaaatgaatcgTACAGCCGAAAACAGAttggatttttatattttaaatggatCTGGTTGTGAATAAAAATCAGTTCTCAGAAAGCTTTCTTTTGCAATTTGGTGACAATAGTGATCTAGAGaacacacacttcacctttaaaaccCAGTCCATTCACTACACCACTTTCAAAGTCGTCTGAAGCGTCTGTCGTCACTGAAGTCAGTTACAGTCCATTCACATTTCCCGCTACAGGTCTAGATATTTAACCTGCTAAACATCTCTCTCTCAAATTCTCAAACGCCTCTTTGATAATTCACACATAGCTTTTGTCGTAATCTGTGTTAACCGTCGATGAGTTGAGTTGTGTGGGAATCATAAACAACAGATATCTTCAGTTCTCATGTCTATTGCTGCAGGTCCCCCTGCAAGAACGGCGGCCTCTGTGAGGATCTGGGTGGTTACGCTCCAGAACTGTCTTGTCGATGCCTGGCTGGCTTCACAGGGCCCCGCTGCGAGACCAACATGGACGACTGCCTGATGCGCCCCTGTGCCAACGGCGCCACCTGTTTGGATGGCGTGAACCGTTTTTCCTGCCTGTGCCCTGCGGGTTTCACCGGCCGTTTCTGCACCATCAACCTGGACGACTGCGCCAGCCAGCCCTGCCTCAACGGAGGACGCTGTATAGACCGAGTCTCCACCTTCCAGTGCTTCTGCTCTCCAGGGTTCACTGGAAGAACTTGTGAGACCCCCGTCTGGGAGTCAGGACCTCAAGCCGTGTCTCCGTTCAGGGGCGAAGGAGACCGAGTTACTCAAGTCTATCGCTCCCACTGGACCACTCCACACTCGTTCAAAATCTCAGTGGTGACTCAGCATGGGGCTGAAGGGCTGTCAGAGCTGCAGCTCATCATCCTGCTGGTGTTGGGGGGCTTGACTTTAGCCGTGGTGGCGCTAACGGCTGGTCTGGTGCTGCGCGGACATTGCCAGGATCGATCGGCTCGCTGTCGGTGCAGGCCGGCTCCCGCTCACCATCGCCCCTTCCACCGATGCCGGACGAACTCTGTGCCTGCACAACAGGAATGCAAGATCAGCTTCCTCCAGCCTTCGACTCCAGCTGAGCTCGAGAAGAAGAGGCTGAACACCCACATCATTTAGCCCCAGAGATCACGCAGATGCTCTTGTTGAAGTAAAAGGCCACTTCTGACCTCTCAAAACATAAGACAGTACTCATGAATCTGAGAGTTGGTCGCTGAAAACAGGTGGTCATTATTCagagtgattattttaatcagagATGCCACAAGTGAGGCATGTACTGCTGAGGGAACATTAGGCCAGTTAGAGTCGACATGAAATCAATAGTGTTCATATACCTGGTCTTGGAATATGATTCCAAAGATAAGAAAGACTTGTgtaatatttcatcaaaaatgGAAAAACTTGCTCTGCCACTGAAAAACATTTTGGCTGATCTCACCAagcaatatttttcacaaaaacccCTGAAACGCAGAGATTCTATTTCCTTTCCCCACTTTTTTACGTTTTATTCGAAAAAGGCAACACTTGTTAGCATGCTAGCTAAAAGTTATCATGTAAAACACCATCCTCAGCCACCAGATGGCGAGAAaatgtttacacagaaaaaaaatatctactttaaataaggttatttaacataaacaatgaacaattattttaaagcatttattaatcttactgttaatttcaacattaaagTGAATGAATTCAAAAGTATCTGATAACATGATCTAATAGGCCTAAGCTGACCTTAACTAACaataaactgttgtatttttataaacattaacaaagattaatcagTATTGTAAGAAATGTATCGCTCATTAACTAATGCTGACTttctgtaaagtaaaaaaaaaaaaaaaaagtacagttaaaaaatttaattttagagGAAATAGAGTTTTTTCACCTTGGTTTTAAGGGCTTTCTTAATTTTCATATAGAGAGCACTTTTTTATATCCAGTCAGTTATGACACCTCACCTCTTCCttgttttaatatactgtatatcctGTAAATACAGTATTGTCACATTCTGAAGGTAAGGTGGGATGCAGACGCTGTTGATGTTGAGGTGCACACAGTCTGGGAACTACTGTATTTGTTGATATGATGTCTGTACTCAAAGAGTAAACCGTAGCACTGATCCGCTGCATGTAACATAAAGGGAAGCACTAAACCCCACAAATACATCAAAACTTCAGTCGTGTTTTACATTAGTACTGTATGTGTATAATCAAGCCTCGTTGCTAAAGTGCTTTTCATTTCAGGTGTTTGTGTaagtgttcaaaatgtaaaatatttcattgtTAGTGAGTATAAGCCATGTATGTTTGATTCCttgaatatttgttttataaacgttttttaaatgataatgtaaCATTACATTGTAGAGATGCTCTTTTAAGCAGGTTAGTAATATAAATTCTTAGCAGCAGTATTCTCAagtgtaaatattatttatgtaatttattggtgaaatgtacatttgttttgtattgttgtgtatttttatACAGATCTGTATGTATTAAAGTTTCGAACTGTGTAACCGTAGAACTACTGTGTGCATAAATCACTCATAATCATAaactacaaaaatgtatttgtataacaGTTGCCATgactaaattaacttaatattataACTGTACAGTTCTCCGGGTCGTGCTACATGTgtctctttatttttataaagtgcaTGTAAAATATCATTTAGATATACTataatttatattgttattagctccatacaatgtttatttattttttatttataaaaatcatattaaaaattGAATATCAGATACAATCATCAGGCGTTTGAGGaacattcatttgttcatttctcAATCATGATTGTATTTCAGCAGAGTCATTCCAGATGATGGCAGTAATGCAACTTCTACGATGCAAGCTGCCGttaaaaaccacagaagaagaacagCTCCCCTGAACAAAAACACTTGGATCAAGCGCTCGACACAAGATACAGGTAGGAGAAACCGTCTGAGCTCGTGCACGCCAGGGTGCTCGGTGTGTTAAACAGTCGTCTCCTGGGATTataagtgtatgtgtgtaagCAGTGTTTTAGCAGCTCTGCCGAGATGAAAGCGTCTCGTGCGCTGTGTCTGTCAGCAGCTGTTGAATGGAAGTGGCGAGGCCCCGAGGGATGGGTCCAGAGAGAATCTCCCCGAGCTCCGAGGAGGATGAGGCGGAAGACCGGCCTCTAGACACCGCTGTGCCGGGGGAGTGGAGCGGAGAGGACATGGAGGAGGACGAGGACGAGGACGGAGGCGCTGGATATTACTATCAGCCTCTGAATCAAGAGCCAGAGGGGACGAGCGGCTCACACACAGAGCCCGTGGATGAAGGCTCCCCCGCAGAGCAGCTGCAGGAGGTCCAGGGGCGAATAGAGGTACAGCACCGGGGGTGCAGGCTCCCTCCTCCTCTCTGGGTAGCTGGTGTACACTTCCCACTGATTGTTGTCATCTTTCTGATCATTTTGCAGGCCATGGGTCTGTTCCTGCCCCAGCCTCCTCCTCCTGAcagtgatgaagaggaggatCCTGAAGGAGCCGCTGCTTGGAGAAGTTACGCGTCCATTCCCATGGATGAAGGTGATGAAGACAACAGACTTCACGTTTGTTTCAATTAGTTCCTTGtcagtttgacaaaaaaaaaaaaaaaaaaacctacgtGTCATTGCATAATGTACACCATATTATCATCCGACTTTAATCTGCTTAATGTGACTAATGCATGAAGAGTTTAAGATATTGTAAACatgaaatggatagttcacccgaaaatgaaaatgtaatgtttatgtgcttaaccccagggcatccaagattgtggtgactttgtttcttcagtagaacacaaacaaagatttttaactcaaactgttgcagtctgtcagtcatataatggatgtgaatgggaaaCACTGCTAatacattacacacacaaaaacaaacgccacacaaaactaaattaaaccctgcagctcgtgGACCATTGACTctttatctacaatctcaattaggagtgtcagtggtccacttgagagataggtggaggtga is a window from the Carassius gibelio isolate Cgi1373 ecotype wild population from Czech Republic chromosome A13, carGib1.2-hapl.c, whole genome shotgun sequence genome containing:
- the LOC128026496 gene encoding male-enhanced antigen 1-like is translated as MEVARPRGMGPERISPSSEEDEAEDRPLDTAVPGEWSGEDMEEDEDEDGGAGYYYQPLNQEPEGTSGSHTEPVDEGSPAEQLQEVQGRIEAMGLFLPQPPPPDSDEEEDPEGAAAWRSYASIPMDEDQVELVKRTMAAVNLPTLVIPAWAQEISDDQWKDMVQQTLQSTHSSARLRLERK
- the LOC128026495 gene encoding protein delta homolog 2-like: MKLTVVLLLCGCGVLFKHNCEAQAETSPTPSVSNCTCELGHGKCAENGDCRCDPGWGGPRCDDCVRMPGCVHGSCHQPWQCTCVDGWAGRFCDKDILVCSREQPCQNGATCVLNGSGDYSCLCPEGFHGRDCELKTGPCQKTKSPCKNGGLCEDLGGYAPELSCRCLAGFTGPRCETNMDDCLMRPCANGATCLDGVNRFSCLCPAGFTGRFCTINLDDCASQPCLNGGRCIDRVSTFQCFCSPGFTGRTCETPVWESGPQAVSPFRGEGDRVTQVYRSHWTTPHSFKISVVTQHGAEGLSELQLIILLVLGGLTLAVVALTAGLVLRGHCQDRSARCRCRPAPAHHRPFHRCRTNSVPAQQECKISFLQPSTPAELEKKRLNTHII